Proteins encoded within one genomic window of Gloeobacter kilaueensis JS1:
- a CDS encoding class I SAM-dependent methyltransferase has product MDKDRFGPKARYFDRWAARYDSVLTGWAYWWLHRRLLAWVPPMPEATVLDLGCGTGRLLERLAARETALRGIGVDLSEAMIQQAQQRNPCPERLQFVQGKAERLIFADATFDVVFCTFSFQHYPYPEAVLQQIRRVLRPGGHFYWLDLSVGNRTGELLVPVTPGGLRLYSPALRQQLAGEAELFCTAHRTLFPALLSVFVS; this is encoded by the coding sequence CGTTACGACTCGGTGCTCACCGGCTGGGCCTACTGGTGGCTGCATCGGCGGTTGCTTGCCTGGGTTCCGCCAATGCCGGAAGCCACCGTCCTCGATCTGGGCTGCGGCACCGGACGGCTGCTCGAACGGCTGGCCGCCCGCGAGACCGCTCTAAGGGGAATCGGAGTGGACCTGTCGGAGGCGATGATCCAGCAGGCCCAACAGCGCAACCCCTGCCCAGAGCGGCTGCAGTTCGTCCAGGGCAAGGCGGAGAGGCTGATTTTTGCGGACGCCACTTTCGATGTGGTCTTCTGCACCTTCAGCTTTCAGCACTATCCGTATCCGGAGGCGGTCCTCCAGCAGATCCGCCGCGTCCTGCGGCCTGGCGGACATTTTTACTGGCTCGATCTGAGCGTCGGCAACCGGACGGGTGAGTTGCTGGTGCCGGTGACGCCCGGCGGGCTCAGGCTCTACAGCCCGGCCCTGCGGCAGCAACTGGCAGGCGAGGCCGAACTTTTTTGCACCGCCCACCGCACCCTCTTTCCGGCCCTGCTCAGCGTCTTTGTGAGTTAA
- a CDS encoding TonB-dependent receptor plug domain-containing protein: MFNSRLVLLVLGCSGLAAMPLLAEPTEVALTKKADLLVPTSARLLSDPLLAQQPVLKTTGADSSGGNYLLDEVTVTSNRRAVRLKDTSSTVYIVDRKELERKGANSVGEAIRGVPGVQSNLFGAGSDVHGNYFVRGLPNSGLGILVDGRLITNLNQEHFDLADLPVYNVERVEVLTGSGATLYGSNAVGGVVNVITRQPTKPLEGEIKVEFGSYGYSNYILNYSGKTDQLGYHFGYRQFDTSNDYYYEVPRPGRLFTGVRPNGYVHAKYYDLNLSYDFDDRNRLRLDSYLRGVTKGVAPFSIVNPDLPLVDPVTGEQQFELTRLNNQAHGIALTYDSKLGQGNDSELQVMAAIDRNLVVEASATDPADLGTYTDVSALNIQIRHNWQLNPSNNLTYGFDYIREFGRSGANDNSIFNFDTAAARPAFFALYTWKPFEPLLLTVGARETFPDPITAKGLVRSIPGSFDPSLGIRYQIAPGLAVRANFQQVYRAPNFNDLFGRTTHIGNPFLDPETGTAYDIGLDWQTGNTSLLRLTYFHSDISNLVDYLLVRNSCAANGLADNAPECANNLITEANPNGKYDNDPRTNAQRFRVGYPSVSTSGIEAAFNWQFAPSWSVFATETLTDSRVVQPPSAQITDSQLQQIGVINGSNEGFYRVDEGERNALIQTQYPLVPFSTTRLGFNYEDPNGLRVSLFGNISGGRSVDVNHVGPFDTTHPARLPPGSLLPGYTTLELTFGVPLGNTLTLTGYLDNLLGTYYERSYGNAGPGFNFRLGLASKF, encoded by the coding sequence ATGTTTAACAGTCGCCTTGTCCTGCTCGTGCTCGGCTGCAGTGGATTGGCCGCGATGCCGCTTCTGGCTGAGCCGACAGAAGTGGCTCTCACCAAAAAAGCGGATCTTCTTGTGCCCACCAGTGCCCGCCTGCTCAGCGATCCGCTGCTTGCTCAGCAGCCAGTATTGAAGACAACGGGAGCCGACTCCAGCGGCGGCAATTATCTGCTCGACGAGGTGACGGTGACCAGCAACCGCCGAGCGGTCAGACTCAAGGACACCTCCAGCACGGTCTACATCGTCGATCGCAAGGAGCTGGAGCGCAAGGGGGCCAACAGCGTCGGCGAGGCGATCCGGGGGGTGCCAGGGGTACAGAGCAATCTGTTTGGTGCCGGGTCGGACGTACACGGCAACTACTTTGTGCGCGGCCTGCCCAATTCTGGCCTGGGCATCCTGGTGGATGGCCGACTGATTACCAACCTCAACCAGGAACACTTCGACCTGGCGGATCTGCCAGTTTATAACGTCGAGCGCGTCGAGGTCTTGACCGGCAGCGGAGCGACGCTCTACGGCTCCAACGCCGTAGGCGGCGTGGTAAACGTGATTACCCGCCAGCCCACCAAACCGCTCGAAGGCGAGATCAAAGTCGAATTTGGCAGCTACGGCTACAGCAACTACATCCTCAACTACAGCGGCAAGACCGACCAGCTGGGCTATCACTTTGGCTACCGCCAGTTTGACACCAGCAACGACTACTACTACGAGGTGCCGCGTCCGGGGCGGTTGTTTACCGGCGTGCGGCCCAACGGCTACGTCCACGCCAAGTACTACGACCTCAACTTGAGCTACGACTTCGACGATCGCAACCGGCTCCGGCTCGACAGCTACCTGCGCGGCGTCACCAAGGGCGTCGCCCCCTTCTCGATCGTCAATCCCGATCTGCCGCTGGTGGACCCGGTGACGGGCGAGCAGCAATTTGAACTGACCCGCCTCAACAACCAGGCCCACGGCATTGCCCTTACCTACGACAGCAAACTCGGCCAGGGCAACGACTCCGAGTTGCAGGTGATGGCGGCGATCGACCGCAATCTGGTAGTCGAAGCTTCAGCCACCGACCCAGCCGACCTCGGCACCTACACCGACGTGTCTGCCCTCAACATCCAGATCCGCCACAACTGGCAGCTCAACCCGAGCAACAACCTCACCTACGGCTTCGATTACATCCGCGAATTTGGTCGCTCAGGAGCCAACGACAACAGCATCTTCAACTTCGACACCGCCGCCGCCCGCCCCGCCTTCTTTGCGCTCTACACCTGGAAGCCCTTTGAGCCGCTCTTGCTCACCGTCGGCGCACGCGAGACCTTCCCCGACCCGATTACCGCCAAAGGTCTGGTGCGCAGCATCCCCGGCTCCTTCGATCCGAGCCTGGGTATCCGCTATCAGATTGCGCCGGGCCTGGCGGTGCGCGCCAACTTTCAGCAGGTCTACCGCGCTCCCAACTTCAACGACCTGTTCGGTCGCACCACCCACATCGGCAATCCTTTTTTAGATCCTGAGACCGGCACCGCCTACGACATCGGCCTCGACTGGCAGACCGGCAACACCAGCTTGCTGCGCCTCACCTACTTTCATTCAGATATCAGCAATCTGGTGGACTATCTGCTGGTGCGCAACTCCTGTGCTGCCAATGGCCTTGCGGACAATGCGCCCGAGTGCGCAAACAACCTCATCACCGAGGCCAACCCCAACGGCAAATACGACAACGACCCGCGCACCAACGCCCAGCGCTTCCGGGTGGGCTACCCGTCCGTCAGCACCTCCGGCATCGAGGCTGCCTTCAACTGGCAATTTGCCCCGAGCTGGTCGGTCTTTGCCACCGAGACGCTTACCGACTCGCGGGTGGTGCAGCCTCCCAGCGCCCAGATCACCGACTCGCAACTGCAGCAGATCGGTGTGATCAACGGCTCGAACGAGGGCTTCTATAGAGTCGATGAAGGCGAGCGCAACGCCCTCATCCAGACCCAGTATCCGCTCGTTCCCTTCTCCACCACCCGCCTCGGCTTCAACTACGAAGACCCGAATGGCCTGCGGGTGAGTCTTTTTGGCAACATCTCCGGCGGCAGGTCCGTCGATGTCAACCATGTCGGCCCCTTCGACACCACCCATCCGGCCCGCCTGCCCCCCGGCTCGCTCTTGCCCGGCTACACCACCCTCGAACTCACCTTCGGTGTGCCCCTGGGCAATACGCTCACCCTCACGGGCTACCTCGACAATCTGCTGGGCACCTACTACGAGCGCTCCTACGGCAACGCCGGACCGGGCTTTAACTTTCGCCTCGGCCTGGCAAGCAAGTTTTAA
- a CDS encoding chlorophyll a/b-binding protein has translation MTRNSSTETNGQDRNAWLTGFTPQAEIWNGRLAMIGFVAYVLWDLAGASVLRDVLHLLPR, from the coding sequence ATGACTCGCAATTCGAGCACCGAGACGAACGGACAGGATCGCAATGCCTGGCTTACGGGCTTTACTCCCCAAGCTGAGATCTGGAACGGGCGGCTCGCGATGATTGGGTTTGTTGCCTATGTGCTGTGGGATCTAGCCGGGGCGAGCGTCCTGCGCGATGTTCTCCATCTTTTGCCCCGCTGA
- the psb35 gene encoding photosystem II assembly protein Psb35 yields the protein MLLYFGLLTVGFIACVVLGSLAWYASKRPAGWENAETPGWVKKLGVAQIQTTGAE from the coding sequence ATGCTTCTGTACTTTGGACTGCTGACTGTCGGTTTCATCGCCTGCGTCGTTCTCGGATCGCTGGCCTGGTACGCTTCCAAGCGTCCGGCGGGCTGGGAAAACGCCGAGACGCCGGGCTGGGTCAAAAAGCTCGGGGTGGCGCAGATCCAGACGACCGGCGCTGAGTGA
- the fabG gene encoding 3-oxoacyl-ACP reductase FabG has product MQGKQVLLTGGTGGLGLGVALAVLERGGWLTIPYIEQREVERFKSHLSPAQWTRVRLVEANLTDEGSVENLVASMERVDVLIHLVGGFSMGPTAQYSYADWQHNFELNLSTTFLVSKHCLARMLPQNYGRIVTVGSRGAVEPAAQLAAYSAAKAGVVAFTRAIAAETKGTGITANTVLPSIIDTPANRAAMGEQNASKWVTPASLAEVICFLASEAAADVSGAAVPVYGGS; this is encoded by the coding sequence ATGCAGGGCAAACAGGTACTGCTCACCGGCGGCACGGGCGGTCTGGGGTTGGGCGTCGCTTTGGCGGTGCTCGAACGGGGCGGCTGGCTGACGATTCCTTATATTGAGCAGCGGGAAGTCGAGCGGTTCAAAAGCCACCTCTCCCCGGCCCAGTGGACGCGGGTGCGGCTCGTCGAAGCGAATCTGACCGACGAGGGGAGCGTCGAAAATCTGGTCGCCTCGATGGAGCGGGTCGATGTCTTGATCCATCTGGTCGGCGGCTTCAGCATGGGACCGACGGCCCAGTACAGCTACGCCGACTGGCAGCACAACTTCGAGCTGAACCTGTCCACTACTTTTTTAGTGTCCAAGCACTGCCTTGCCCGGATGCTGCCGCAAAACTATGGCCGCATTGTCACGGTCGGTTCGCGGGGTGCTGTGGAACCGGCGGCGCAACTGGCCGCTTACTCGGCGGCAAAAGCCGGGGTCGTCGCCTTTACCAGAGCAATCGCCGCTGAAACCAAAGGCACAGGCATCACAGCAAACACGGTCCTGCCCAGCATCATCGACACACCAGCCAACCGGGCAGCGATGGGCGAGCAGAACGCCTCGAAGTGGGTCACCCCCGCCTCCCTCGCTGAGGTCATCTGCTTTCTCGCCTCCGAGGCCGCTGCGGATGTGAGCGGTGCAGCGGTGCCCGTCTACGGCGGCAGTTGA
- a CDS encoding NB-ARC domain-containing protein: MPSGSVPVETALVVACELLGQKRLSAVQELILRQAWDGLTYPEIAERHGYDPGYLKDAGSKLWQALSQALGERVSKKNVHLMLVPQAQPKPLPSPTAALSLPPQWHWGDAPDVAIFYGRSEELSLLGRWLCRERCRLVVLTGMGGMGKTALAAKLAEQVKGDFEYLYWQSLRNAPRYEEVLSRILQFLSTASTALRAAETTDDLSLLVEILKQHRCLLVLDNFEAVLCEGDTGEHYREGCEGYAELLRRLAEEPHRSSLLLTSREKPRSLSVLEGDSRAVRCLKLNGLDAEAARQMLAARGHDPGFAGGWQTLFAHYGGNPLALKIASATIRDLFAGQIEPFLEQGVVVFGGIDSLLAEQLGRLSALEEQILHRLALRREPQSTEALQAAIVPAASRPRVLEALDALARRSLIEIEASGFRLSPVVLEYAVAQLVEGIYAELLGGQFVWLERYALVQTQIKDYVRDCQIQAVLAPLAQKLVSDFGSSAQAGWHLRSLIASLQSGGTSVGQSAGNLLNLLCLLKVPLVGADFSGLTIHQAFLKDADLRQVNFKDTDLSGSVFAETTGSVLSLSFHPDGQTLVTGDTANRVRLWRAADLKLLRVGDEHTSWVYSVAVSPDGRTLASGSFDRTVRLWDARDLRSRQVLTGHTDWVYAVAFSPDGSLLASAGADRCIRLWQIETGECCAILPVAGRVWSVVFLNNTLVAGGADDGSIRLWDVSSARLRARLRAHTGAVRSLAFDRRTKHLVSAGEDGVLRIWDLSRQSCLSLLRGHRSAVLCVGFTPDGQTIASGSEDRTVRLWEVASGRCLALWPVHSGRVWSIGCAADGRTIATSGDDRTLKTWALPEGQCLRTLQGYTNFVWSVACSPDGSLFAGAHEDRKVRLWAAQRPGDRPAILAGHDDEVLAVAFSPTGHWLASTGTDRSVRLWDVQTLECLRILRGHTGWGRALAFAPDGSLLASASTDGSVRLWALPAGTPAALLKGHTGEVLTVAFARSSCLLATGGIDGTVRLWDSASGQCLQVLAGHSAGVQTVAFSPDGRLIASAGHDQSLCLWEIQGGRAPNQLAATPGSRIWSIAFSPDGRMIAAGNEDRTIRLWQVADGRLLSVWHGHGGWVWSIAFSPDGRELISGSQDETVRRWNVLTGECVAVLRAERPYEGMDITGATGLSSGQRALLKDLGAVEGLAGAPRNL, encoded by the coding sequence ATGCCCTCCGGATCGGTGCCGGTTGAGACAGCCCTGGTCGTTGCCTGCGAGCTATTGGGCCAGAAGCGCCTGAGTGCTGTTCAGGAGTTGATTTTGCGCCAGGCGTGGGATGGGCTGACCTATCCAGAAATCGCCGAGCGGCACGGCTACGACCCCGGCTACCTCAAAGATGCCGGCTCCAAACTGTGGCAGGCGCTCTCCCAGGCTCTGGGGGAGCGGGTGAGCAAAAAGAATGTCCACCTGATGCTCGTTCCCCAGGCGCAGCCCAAACCGCTGCCGTCGCCGACAGCGGCCCTCAGCCTGCCCCCGCAGTGGCACTGGGGGGATGCGCCGGACGTAGCGATCTTTTATGGCAGAAGTGAGGAGTTAAGCCTGCTCGGGCGCTGGCTCTGCCGCGAGCGCTGCCGCCTTGTCGTCCTCACAGGCATGGGCGGTATGGGCAAGACGGCTCTGGCCGCGAAACTGGCCGAACAGGTCAAGGGTGACTTTGAATATCTCTACTGGCAGTCGCTGCGCAACGCCCCCCGCTACGAGGAGGTGCTCAGCCGCATCCTCCAGTTTTTATCGACGGCTTCGACTGCCCTCAGAGCCGCCGAGACGACGGACGATCTCTCGCTTTTAGTCGAAATTCTCAAGCAGCACCGATGTCTATTGGTGCTCGACAACTTCGAGGCGGTGCTGTGCGAGGGCGACACCGGCGAGCACTACCGCGAGGGCTGTGAGGGCTACGCCGAGCTGTTGCGGCGGCTGGCGGAGGAACCGCACCGCAGCAGTCTCCTGCTCACCAGCCGTGAAAAACCGCGCAGCCTCTCGGTGCTGGAGGGCGATTCGCGGGCGGTGCGCTGCTTAAAATTAAACGGCCTGGACGCGGAGGCCGCCCGGCAGATGCTCGCCGCCCGTGGCCACGATCCGGGCTTTGCCGGCGGCTGGCAGACTTTGTTTGCCCACTACGGCGGCAATCCCCTCGCCCTCAAGATCGCCTCGGCGACGATCCGCGATCTGTTCGCCGGGCAGATCGAGCCGTTTTTGGAGCAGGGCGTCGTCGTCTTCGGCGGCATCGACAGTCTGCTTGCCGAACAACTGGGCCGTCTATCGGCTCTCGAAGAGCAGATTCTCCACCGGCTCGCCCTGCGCCGTGAACCCCAGAGTACCGAGGCGCTGCAGGCGGCGATCGTTCCTGCCGCCAGCCGCCCGCGCGTGCTGGAGGCGCTCGACGCCCTGGCCCGCCGTTCCCTTATCGAAATCGAAGCGTCCGGTTTTCGGCTGTCGCCGGTGGTGCTGGAATACGCAGTCGCCCAGCTGGTAGAAGGCATCTACGCAGAATTGCTGGGAGGTCAATTCGTCTGGCTTGAGCGCTACGCCCTGGTCCAGACCCAGATCAAAGACTACGTGCGCGACTGTCAGATCCAGGCGGTGCTCGCACCGCTGGCGCAAAAATTGGTGAGTGATTTTGGCAGCAGCGCTCAGGCTGGTTGGCACCTCCGCTCGCTCATCGCCAGTCTGCAGAGTGGGGGCACCAGCGTCGGCCAGAGCGCCGGCAACCTGCTCAACCTGCTCTGCCTGCTCAAAGTGCCGCTGGTTGGGGCGGATTTTTCGGGCCTGACCATCCATCAGGCTTTTCTCAAGGACGCGGATCTGCGCCAGGTCAACTTCAAAGACACAGATCTCAGCGGCTCGGTGTTTGCCGAGACGACGGGCAGCGTGCTGTCCCTCAGCTTTCACCCGGATGGCCAGACGCTGGTGACGGGCGACACGGCCAACCGGGTACGGCTGTGGCGGGCAGCGGACCTCAAACTGCTGCGGGTGGGCGACGAGCACACCAGCTGGGTCTACTCGGTGGCTGTCAGTCCGGACGGGCGCACGCTGGCCTCCGGCAGTTTCGATCGGACCGTCCGCCTCTGGGACGCCCGCGACCTGCGCTCCCGGCAGGTGCTCACAGGCCACACCGATTGGGTGTACGCCGTCGCCTTCAGCCCGGACGGTTCGCTGCTCGCCAGTGCCGGGGCCGATCGCTGCATCCGGCTCTGGCAGATCGAGACGGGCGAATGTTGCGCCATCCTGCCCGTGGCCGGACGGGTCTGGAGCGTTGTTTTTTTGAACAATACCCTCGTCGCCGGTGGCGCAGACGATGGCAGCATCAGGCTTTGGGACGTTTCAAGCGCCCGCTTGCGCGCCCGCTTGCGCGCCCATACCGGGGCGGTACGCTCCCTCGCCTTCGACCGGCGGACGAAGCACCTCGTCAGCGCCGGTGAAGATGGCGTGCTGCGGATCTGGGATCTCTCCCGGCAAAGCTGCCTGTCGCTCTTGCGCGGCCACCGCTCGGCGGTGCTCTGCGTGGGCTTTACCCCCGACGGCCAGACGATCGCAAGTGGCAGCGAGGACCGGACGGTGCGGTTGTGGGAGGTGGCGAGCGGTCGCTGTCTTGCCCTCTGGCCTGTCCATAGCGGGCGCGTCTGGTCGATCGGCTGTGCTGCCGATGGCCGAACGATCGCCACCAGCGGCGACGACCGCACCCTCAAGACCTGGGCGCTGCCGGAAGGCCAGTGCCTGCGGACGCTGCAGGGCTACACCAATTTTGTCTGGTCCGTCGCCTGTAGCCCGGATGGATCGCTCTTTGCCGGTGCCCACGAAGATCGCAAGGTGCGGCTGTGGGCAGCCCAGCGACCGGGGGATCGTCCTGCCATCCTGGCCGGGCACGACGACGAGGTGCTCGCCGTTGCCTTCAGCCCAACCGGACACTGGCTTGCCAGCACCGGCACCGACCGCAGCGTGCGCCTCTGGGATGTCCAGACACTGGAGTGTCTGCGGATCCTGCGCGGCCACACAGGCTGGGGGCGGGCCCTCGCCTTTGCTCCCGACGGATCGCTGCTTGCCAGTGCCAGTACGGACGGGAGTGTGCGGCTCTGGGCTCTACCCGCCGGTACACCCGCCGCGCTGCTCAAAGGCCACACTGGCGAGGTGCTCACCGTCGCCTTCGCTCGCTCTAGTTGTCTGCTTGCCACCGGCGGCATCGACGGGACGGTGCGGCTCTGGGACAGTGCCAGCGGCCAGTGCCTGCAGGTGCTCGCAGGACACAGCGCCGGGGTGCAGACCGTTGCCTTCAGCCCGGATGGCAGGCTCATCGCGAGCGCCGGACACGACCAGTCGCTCTGCCTCTGGGAGATACAAGGCGGTCGTGCCCCTAATCAACTGGCCGCAACGCCCGGCAGCCGGATCTGGTCGATCGCCTTCAGCCCGGACGGGCGAATGATCGCCGCCGGCAACGAGGACCGCACGATTCGCCTCTGGCAGGTAGCGGATGGCCGGCTACTCTCTGTCTGGCACGGCCACGGCGGCTGGGTCTGGTCGATCGCCTTCAGCCCGGACGGTAGGGAGCTGATAAGCGGCAGCCAGGATGAGACGGTGCGGCGCTGGAACGTACTCACCGGCGAGTGCGTGGCCGTTTTGCGGGCCGAACGCCCCTACGAGGGCATGGACATTACCGGAGCCACCGGCCTGAGTAGTGGCCAGCGAGCCCTCCTAAAAGACCTCGGCGCGGTGGAGGGGCTAGCGGGAGCCCCTCGAAACTTATAA
- a CDS encoding tetratricopeptide repeat protein produces MLDIKGWLRIGESKFKQGDFQGAIDAYDQALLLNSCSATAHFHRGNAFLRLNKNQMALAAYNRAIQLNSDFAAAYFNRAGARGRMGSIQGALEDYTAVVRLCPGDACAVYKQGNTYYRLGLHSLALASYDEALRIEPTYAEVIANRGIVRHRLADLAGAADDFSSAAQLFYDKGEVARHLQMKNKLAKVQQLSG; encoded by the coding sequence ATGTTGGATATCAAGGGCTGGCTGAGGATAGGCGAGTCCAAGTTCAAACAGGGCGATTTTCAAGGGGCGATTGACGCTTACGACCAGGCGCTGTTGCTCAACTCGTGCTCGGCGACGGCGCACTTCCACCGGGGCAATGCTTTTTTGCGGCTCAACAAAAATCAGATGGCTCTGGCGGCTTATAACCGGGCCATTCAACTCAACAGCGACTTTGCCGCCGCTTACTTCAATCGCGCCGGGGCGCGTGGTCGAATGGGCAGCATTCAGGGCGCACTCGAGGACTACACGGCGGTGGTGCGTCTATGTCCGGGCGATGCCTGCGCCGTCTACAAGCAGGGCAATACCTACTATCGCCTTGGTCTGCACAGTCTGGCTCTGGCAAGTTATGACGAGGCATTGCGTATCGAGCCTACCTACGCAGAGGTGATCGCCAATCGGGGCATCGTCCGCCATCGGCTGGCCGATCTAGCCGGAGCGGCGGATGATTTTTCGAGCGCAGCGCAGCTGTTCTACGACAAGGGCGAAGTGGCCCGGCATCTGCAGATGAAGAACAAACTCGCCAAGGTTCAACAGCTGTCGGGCTAA
- a CDS encoding TIGR03118 family protein — translation MKKSTICLAAGCVLSLASLSVPAAWAGSGSFYCPSNLVSDQPGVAKFQDPDLVNAWGISASSSSPFWVSDAGTGKSTLYDGNGVKQSLIVTIPPPAGSPAGTLSEPTGQVFNATTDFQVGGAPAIFLFATTNGTIAAWNTGTVAVNVVDAANGAAYTGVTIGSNSSGNYLFAANFAKGVIDVFDKNFATANLSGTFSDPNLPAGFSPFNILNLGGTLYVAYAKIDPATGDEVKGRGLGYVDAYDTNGVLLRRVASKGVLNAPWGLAIAPANFGKFSNALLVGNFGNGHISGFNPTTGKFLGQLFDQPRHRVTIDGLWGIIFGNGGAAGPTNTLFFAAGPNDEQNGLFGSIASSSSSCGGY, via the coding sequence ATGAAAAAATCGACAATCTGCCTGGCGGCAGGCTGTGTCCTGTCGCTCGCTTCTTTGAGCGTGCCCGCCGCCTGGGCGGGAAGCGGCAGCTTTTACTGCCCGAGCAACCTCGTCTCCGACCAGCCGGGGGTAGCCAAGTTCCAGGATCCGGATCTGGTCAACGCCTGGGGCATCTCTGCCAGTTCCAGCAGTCCTTTTTGGGTCTCCGATGCCGGAACGGGCAAGAGCACCCTCTACGACGGCAACGGCGTCAAGCAGAGCCTGATTGTGACGATCCCGCCCCCCGCCGGCAGCCCGGCTGGAACCCTCTCCGAACCGACTGGCCAGGTCTTCAACGCCACCACCGATTTTCAGGTGGGAGGGGCTCCGGCCATCTTCCTGTTTGCCACCACCAACGGCACGATCGCCGCCTGGAATACGGGTACGGTGGCTGTCAACGTCGTCGATGCGGCGAACGGTGCCGCCTACACGGGCGTCACCATCGGCAGCAACAGTTCGGGCAACTATCTTTTTGCCGCCAACTTCGCCAAAGGTGTCATCGATGTCTTCGACAAGAACTTTGCGACCGCCAACCTGAGCGGTACGTTCAGCGATCCGAATCTGCCCGCCGGATTTTCGCCCTTCAACATCCTGAATCTGGGCGGAACGCTCTACGTCGCCTACGCGAAGATAGACCCGGCGACCGGAGATGAGGTCAAAGGCCGGGGTCTGGGCTACGTCGATGCCTACGACACCAACGGCGTCCTGCTGCGCCGCGTCGCCTCCAAGGGTGTGCTCAACGCCCCCTGGGGGCTGGCGATCGCCCCGGCGAATTTTGGCAAATTCAGCAACGCCCTGCTGGTCGGCAACTTCGGCAACGGCCACATCAGCGGCTTCAATCCAACTACCGGCAAGTTTCTTGGCCAGCTATTCGACCAGCCCCGGCATCGGGTGACGATCGACGGCCTGTGGGGAATCATCTTTGGCAACGGCGGCGCGGCGGGGCCGACGAACACGCTCTTTTTTGCCGCCGGACCCAACGACGAGCAAAACGGCCTGTTTGGCTCGATTGCCAGCAGCAGCAGTTCCTGCGGCGGCTACTGA
- a CDS encoding M48 family metallopeptidase, whose product MQVKIIRSPRRSRSVSARVEGDTFVVRAPALIAEAELQAIVERLKERWLQRRRRDDLDDEALERRARQLNRQYFAGQLRWQSIRWVSNQAGRWGSCTPTEGTIRLSCRLAALPTFVRDYVLMHELAHLLEANHSPRFWALVNRFEKSERARGYLMALGLEAIEADPQ is encoded by the coding sequence ATGCAAGTAAAAATTATCCGCAGCCCCCGGCGCTCCCGCAGCGTCAGCGCCCGCGTAGAAGGGGACACCTTCGTCGTGCGCGCTCCCGCTTTGATCGCCGAAGCGGAGTTGCAGGCGATCGTCGAGCGCCTCAAGGAGCGCTGGCTCCAGCGCCGCCGCCGCGACGACCTCGACGACGAGGCGCTGGAGCGGCGGGCCAGGCAACTGAACCGCCAGTACTTTGCCGGGCAGTTGCGCTGGCAGTCGATTCGCTGGGTGAGCAACCAGGCGGGGCGGTGGGGCAGCTGCACCCCGACTGAGGGCACGATCCGCCTCTCCTGCCGCCTGGCTGCCCTACCGACTTTTGTGCGCGACTACGTGCTGATGCACGAGCTGGCCCACCTGCTCGAAGCGAACCACAGCCCGCGCTTCTGGGCTCTGGTCAACCGCTTTGAAAAAAGCGAGCGCGCCCGTGGTTACCTGATGGCCCTCGGTCTAGAAGCGATCGAGGCCGATCCTCAGTAG
- a CDS encoding RibD family protein encodes MTISTTSVLGMSADGKIAPANPKAARRPDPVDHAHLEVQTAQADLILIGAGTIRAEGSTYTIGNPELLAARQVRGQPPQPITCVVSASLDLPVELPFFGQPVERWIFSTAKAIAANRQPELAERARLIAVGESDLDWDRAYTVLAEAGIKRVAALGGGGLIAALLAAGRIDDLWLTVWPVIFGGKEATTPVEGKGFEPLSAPNLELVELHQRGSELFLHYRICK; translated from the coding sequence ATGACTATCTCGACGACGAGTGTGCTCGGCATGAGCGCCGATGGCAAAATTGCCCCAGCCAACCCCAAAGCGGCCAGGCGACCAGATCCCGTCGATCATGCCCACCTCGAAGTGCAGACGGCCCAGGCCGATTTGATCTTGATCGGGGCAGGCACGATCCGCGCCGAGGGCAGTACCTATACGATCGGCAATCCGGAACTGCTTGCCGCCCGCCAGGTGCGCGGCCAGCCGCCCCAGCCGATTACCTGCGTGGTGAGCGCTTCCCTCGATCTACCGGTGGAGCTGCCGTTTTTTGGGCAGCCGGTCGAGCGCTGGATCTTCTCGACCGCAAAAGCGATCGCAGCGAACCGTCAGCCGGAACTGGCCGAGCGGGCCCGCCTGATCGCGGTGGGCGAGAGCGACCTCGACTGGGACCGCGCCTACACGGTGCTGGCGGAGGCGGGGATCAAACGGGTGGCAGCTCTCGGGGGCGGCGGCCTGATTGCGGCGCTCCTCGCCGCCGGTCGCATCGACGATCTGTGGCTCACGGTCTGGCCTGTGATCTTTGGCGGCAAGGAGGCGACCACCCCCGTCGAGGGCAAAGGCTTCGAGCCGCTATCAGCCCCCAATCTCGAACTGGTCGAACTGCACCAGCGCGGCAGCGAACTTTTTTTGCACTACCGGATATGCAAGTAA